The Camelina sativa cultivar DH55 chromosome 16, Cs, whole genome shotgun sequence sequence TTTCAACTAATACTgtcaaaagtaaaattaaaaggGTTTTTTCAAAAGTTTCCTAAAGATATGGTAATTAAAAGAGTTGTTGGGCATAATCTGGATCCTGTCAAGTAATTTGCTGAATCACTATAAATTTCTTCAATAATGAATACATATTTGAAGTTAAAGTAACGTTTTCTGGAGAGGTATGATGTTTTCTTTGaacaatataatcattttttataacatattttgtctttaaacttatttggttgtttatataattatttttccacTTATTACGTTATCAATATGATTTTTACAGAaagaaaatcttttttttttcaaaaatctctaTACAAAACAGATAACTCAAACCAacatcaaatataaatatattttttataaggGAAACTTAAGCTATGaatttatttaaatctttataatgataaatatataataattcagttatttacaatattaactattaagtaaaataaaagaaaaaataagtaatttgtGAAAAAACTTAGTTGACTGATAatacaaaaatcataaaaacaatcACAGAAACTTACCTCTAGAGGAAGAATGAATCCACAAAAGCTAGTTTGTGCTTTTTCTTTCATCGATCATTTCATGTTCTTCATCACCCTCCAGATCCCTTTCATACACAAATAGGGAGCCATTCCAAAACTTGCTATTATAAGTTGACATGTGGCATATCTCTTTACAACatgtatcttttaaaaaataaatatattgctatttttaaaattaaatttattcatataatcatacttaaaaaaataaatatcaaattgcataagtcaaaaaaaaaattaagatacaaaagttttagttatttcttcacatttaaaattaaaatatcaaattagatAACGCTAacataatttaaagatattaaaataataataatttttcttagaaacacatttttctagattttctttgttttttttcttgatcatctcaagtgaaaaaaatcaaaccatattatggtaaatattaaacaaataatttgaaaatatttagtttgattggcttattttttaaaaatttgatgctataataacaacaatcatttggaattatatatttaaaacaaaaataataataaacttatgTAAAACGTTTAATAAAGTAAATAATGATgcttctcttaattttttttatgtaatttctAATTATTGAAACAAGAAATACTGAATTACTAACAATAGTCTTAGATGTATGAAAGCAATTAATAACCATAATGAATACATTTAATTCTAAGAATTTGTAatatccgcgaaccaaattggGAATTTTGGGAgtgggtgttgatcgacaccaagaggagtgtcgatcgacaccatcaattttgGTTTGACCGGGTGGTTTTGAATTGTCGCTTTGgcttggtttggttcaattgaagCTCCTAACCGATGTACTTAAGAGAAAGTCAAACGAAAAGGGTTTTGGGAAAGTGTTTTGTTGCCGtttagagagagagttagagggAGAAAagagttcttgagagtttggaGGCTTTTTGGGAGATTATTGGCTTGGATTGAGAGATCTGTTGCTGTGGAGTGAAtatcttgtgctaggaacaaaggagaaggcttctaagtgtTGGATTTGTCGTTGTTGATttagaatcttcctgcaaaagaggtgagtgcatgaccatggctgatctaagcctgaaaatcctttgttttgcttgttttgttgttgtttgtgttgtattcTTGTGTCTTTGTGATTGGATGTGGTTTTCTATGAGTTTCCAGGAGTTTTGGATGAGTTTCGGACGATTTGGAGGTTTTGGGAAGCGGTTCTTCGACATTTGGCTTTGTGCAGATCGTGTTGCAGAGTCGGTGTTGATTGACACCAaataggtgtcggtcgacaccatgttggagctagtgtcgatcgacaccaacttgtctgtTATGTGGTTTCCtgttttgttaaacattggtatctcgattgcttgtgtgtataacccagtagatgggaggattgctcactgagtgtttattaaatactcatgcatctcaatttgtgtctGCGGTGCACGTAAAGGCAAAGTGggaacgtggaatcaaggcgatgaggaggaggatgatctagggtctcgtttgtgtgatgtTGATTAGGtatggttatgttgttggaaccttggttagagtcatgttaggttgttggatagaatgactagaaatgttattgtattaatgATATAATGGTTTGGTATTATtagtatgtttccgctgtgcataatgtttgttgctggtttaatgatgagttgtggtttgggttggtttaatgatgagttgtggttcgggtggtacagatcctaccgctgcAGATgcttggaggacgagtgtggaacgtaacttccagactctgagatgtcctgaggagttttgggtggacataggggtccaccacttgattggtgatgctcagttgtagtggagatcagtggctgctaggagagtgcagagggagatgtcttgggctaaCTTTGtcgaggagttcaaccgcaagtatgttcctagagaggcattggaccggttggaggtgcagtttctACAGTTATCTTAGGGGACTCAGTCGGTACGGGAGCTGGACTTAGAGTTTAGTAGGCTTCTGATGTATGGTGGTCGGGCGATGGAGTCTGAGGTGGCTCAGATTAGGAGGTTCATGAGGGCGCTTTGTGAGGACTTGATGGTCCACTGTAGAAGGAGGAGGGCAAAGTTAGTGGAGActgcagctgaggaagaggatgatctaGGTCTTGTTTGTGTGATGTTGATTATGTATGGTTATGCAAAAATGTGGGGTGTTTGTAAAGTTTTCAAATTAGATAAATCCGCAATcccagttttatttttatattttgaaaaaacgcaaatttaacaaataataggGTGATTGGGTGTTGAAGTGcggttttgacaaaaaatgaatgaaaaccgCTTTTTATAAGCCTCCAATCACTACCTAAGTCCGTTTGGTGAAGTAGGAAGTTTAATTCAGTCAAATAGACAACCATCACTGGAACTTTGTTTTATGCATCCAAATGCAATAGTTACATATgcaaacaataacttttatcatcatgaccaaaaaaatatatgtatcatCGTAATGATTATATAAGCCAATAAATTTTGGCTTTTGGTGTGATGTCTTTTTAGATTCAGAAAGTGATAGTTGGTAATACATAGTTGTGAAATGTGAATCATGtgttttagaaacaaaaactgGAATCTGAACATAGCAACGTCGTCATTCTAACAAAAAATTTCCCATACAAAATTTGCTTAAATACAAGATTTATAGTTTTCGTCTTAAATCTGTGCATAGTTCTGCTTTCCATGAACGAAATAAATGGTTGGCGAAAAcatatctaaataattaaaaagaataaaccCTCTCACGAgaattaaataaagataaacATTCTACTTTATACATGTAAGTATGTAAtatgtcatatatattttaacatctaATTTGACATTTGAGAAATTGATAAACCTATGTAAGAAAAGATACGGTTGATGTCACTTGCGACACCACAAGTGACTAGTTCAAAGTCGGAACTAGTTTGAGTTCATGTATATACTCATGTTTGAGTTTGTCTGCAGTGTGTCACGACATGAATAGACATTAATACCTGTTGAACTTATATTATTCTCATTCAACGAATTCACATAGCTTGAGTAACTTGAGATTGATGGTTTGAATGATAAATAAAGACTATATTATCCATTACCATGATTACtcgtaaaaagaaaaaataccgtgaaatatttttttactttccaaAAAACGACACCTCATTTCAGTCTTGACCACAGCAGGAGAACCTCCTGTCGTTAATTATCATCGTCACCAAAATACATTATAAAAacgtaaaaagaaaagaaagctgaAAATTACTTTGGACTGTGTGGATCAAAAGTACGAGACATTTTTCAACATGGAGTTGTCCCACGGTTGCATTgtgtttatataatattatgtgtgtgtgtaaatataataataagacGCTAAACGTCTACATCGCATACTTCCTTCAAGCATTTGGCTTCTTTGGCTCATATAAAACTCTATACCCATCCCAACACTTAACCTTTCTAATCATTTAACTCAACTGAAGACCAAATTCTTTTTATTCTAGTGTTATTTTCTTGAGAGTACAACGGAGAGAAAGAAATGGGAAGAGCACCATGTTGTGAGAAAATGGGGATGAAGAGAGGACCGTGGACTCCTGAAGAAGATCAAATCTTGATTAACTATATTCATCTTTATGGTCATTCGAATTGGCGAGCTCTCCCTAAACACGCAGGTAATTTTCACTTTacatcatatataaacaattctTGTTATGTAAAAGCAATTTTGATCTTTGAAAAAGAGTATGTATAAGCAATTTTGAATTCTGTCAATTAGGTTTACTTAGATGTGGGAAAAGTTGCAGACTTCGTTGGATcaattatctgagacctgacaTCAAACGTGGCAATTTCACtcctcaagaagaagaaactatcATCAATCTGCATGAAAGCTTGGGCAACAggtttgtctctcttttttttccaagaaaatTAATCATCAAACCAGTTCCacaattttcttacaatttgcaaaataaaatgattttttataaacaatttgcaaaatattttaacaCCGTGGGACTGAGGAGATTCCCACCCGTGATTTCCTCAGACTCAAACCAAGACtacttaattatgtattttgttttcatagAGTTTTTAATATTAAGAAACACGCAAACAAGATCTTTACTAATCAATGTTATTAGAAAAGATTTGCACCTTGATCAATGCAAAACATATGCCATGTattagcttttgtttttgttgttttcctcTATCCCCATGTTTTCTGCTGCAACTAAAAAgcaatatactgtatatattaaaGTCACAAATTGATGAAATCTATACTATATTATATGTGATAcacttttttaaagtgttttagtattgtttgtttcttattaATTTAGATGGTCTGCGATTGCTGCAAAGTTGCCGGGACGAACCgacaatgaaataaaaaatgtttggCACACTCATTTGAAGAAGAGagtcaacaaaaaacaaaacaatggcGGAGACACCAAAGACATTAACGGAATTAACGAGACCAGTCAGACCACCAAACATGATGAAGACAAAGAATCTATGATTGTGGAGACAACAACCTCTCCGCAACAGTTTTCTAGTAGCATTACGACGTTTGATATTTCAAACAACGAAATTATGTCGTACGAGGATATTTCCGCCTTGGTAGATGAAAGCTTTTGGTCGGACTTCGTATCGGTAGATAATTCGAATCATCATAAGGAGAAGAAGCTAGAGGAGGATTGGGAGGGATTGCTAGATAGGAATATTAAGataaatagttataataattcGGAGTTGTATAATGATGACATGGAGTTTTGGTTTGAGCTTTTCACTAGTAATCGTAGAATTGAGGAATTTTCCGACATACCTGAgtgttaattttaatttgtgctGTTTTTGTCGCTAATTTTAATTTGTGCTGTAATCCAcatgaataaatttaaaagtcctttttttctctaatttgtAAACTTTTGCATCATGTCTTTCGCGTTTGCATGTAAATTATATGAATCTTTTAAAACGTTTCTTTAAATCCCCGAAAAGTTGACAAATTCCCTTTTCTTAGGAAAAAAGTTCAGTAGacatttctttataaaatatgttaaagaCTTTTAAAACAGATATTAGATGAAACACCAAAACTATttctttgaaattaaattagaaattcTCACTTCATCATCACTAAAACCTTATACTTTTGTTTAATACTAGTCGCCAATTTTTCACGTTTAAAATCAAGATAGTATTGTGATTTTTGGTCGTTGTGGATGCATACGTCATAATTAATCCTATAAACTTTCATGACGaaaaactatatattgtttttggacGTTGTGTAATTTAATGTTGTTTGAACTTAAACcgaacacaaaactcaaaaatcggTTCATACAAACCGTTACATGGTTTGGTTTAGAGGGATTTTAGACCAGGCTGATCACTGATCCTTCTTATATTGTTGAGATAACACAATGGCTAAAAGTTTAACCTAAAATTTTGTGATTGGTTTAAGTTCGTCAACATTAAATTACACAATGTCCAAAACAACATTTAGTTTTCCGTTTGTTCATAAAATTTAGATATAGGATTAATCCTGATTCCTGATCCAAGACATTTGAAACGCTTCAATGTCTCCATTCTCCAAGTCCAAGTCTTGATTGAACCGAACCGGAATATAAAATCGGTTTACGAAAACCGTTATTAGTTCATCAGAGGTTTTAGCTTATCCCTCGCCGTCTTTATCTAATCCGATTGCTTCATCTTCTTGGGGAGGAGGAGCTTTAGCGTTCCACAACACAAATGGCTTCTTCGGTTCTCAATCTCTTCAAATCATGTAGACCCTTTACTTCAATacgcttctcttctcttcccaaGTCTCAGTTCAGAAGTCAATTTCTCTTTAAACCCGGAAAGTTAACTCAACCCCGTCGATGTTTCACGGCTCTGGCATCACTAACGGACGGTGGAGATTCGATTTCAGGAGAAAAGGAGCTGTGGCTGCACAACACAATGAGCAGGAAGAAGGAGCTGTTTAAGCCCAAGGTCGATGGTAAAGTTGGAATGTACGTTTGCGGTGTTACGGCTTATGATCTGAGCCACATTGGGCACGCACGAGTCTACGTCACGTTCGATGTTCTTTTGAGGTATTGACTTGGATAAAAGAAGCGTTTAGTTTTATTGGGTGATggaaaagttttgatttttttttggaattttgattggGAATTAGGCAGGTACCTTAAGCATCTAGGATATGAAGTGTCTTATGTTCGAAATTTCACGGATGTGGATGACAAGGTGagatcatttatgtcaaaagGAACTGCTTCTTGGTTTAAGTCATATGCAACTTAGTTCTGTTTTAGTAGTTTAGAGAAAGCTATCATCCTTCAGGGGAGTTTTAGTGAGAACCTCTTATACAAACTTAAGCTCTGTTTAGAAGTGTAGAGACAGCTTCTGGAGTCCTTCAAGAGAGTTTTGTTTGTGAGAACTTCTTAAGAATTAAGATTGAGTTTTGTGGTACCGTTTGATTAATTGGATAAGTGACCAGTGTCTGTTACTGCATTCCCGGACTGCTTTTTGAGTTATTTCTTTCTTGGCGGCTACAATTCTGAACTGCGGGAAACATCATAATCCTAATCGGCAAAAGAATTGATTGTCAGCGTCTTTAATACTGTTAGTCTATCTCACTTACTTGTGAGAGGCGTGT is a genomic window containing:
- the LOC104749758 gene encoding myb-related protein Myb4-like, which encodes MGRAPCCEKMGMKRGPWTPEEDQILINYIHLYGHSNWRALPKHAGLLRCGKSCRLRWINYLRPDIKRGNFTPQEEETIINLHESLGNRWSAIAAKLPGRTDNEIKNVWHTHLKKRVNKKQNNGGDTKDINGINETSQTTKHDEDKESMIVETTTSPQQFSSSITTFDISNNEIMSYEDISALVDESFWSDFVSVDNSNHHKEKKLEEDWEGLLDRNIKINSYNNSELYNDDMEFWFELFTSNRRIEEFSDIPEC